In the genome of Propionispora hippei DSM 15287, one region contains:
- a CDS encoding amino acid ABC transporter permease, which translates to MLSSGINVLTEGINLQRLMGGLLVTAQIAFTSIVLGAILGILLGLLQTVQSKLVRLFCRLYLELFRIIPILVWLFIVYFGVTNLLDIHLEGELVAILIFSLWGAAELGDIVRGALQSLPRHQLESGKALGLSFWQLYRYVLIPQAVRRMLPGAINLSTRMVKTTSLVVMIGVIDVVKVGQQIIERSILKEPTASFWIYGFIFILYFIICYPLSKLSKRLEAKWQS; encoded by the coding sequence ATGCTGAGTTCGGGAATTAATGTGCTGACCGAAGGCATTAACCTGCAACGGCTGATGGGCGGCTTGCTGGTAACGGCGCAAATCGCTTTTACTTCCATTGTGCTTGGCGCCATACTGGGAATACTGCTTGGTTTGCTGCAAACCGTGCAATCCAAACTGGTACGGCTGTTTTGTCGGCTTTATCTGGAACTGTTCCGGATCATACCGATTTTGGTGTGGCTGTTTATTGTCTACTTTGGCGTGACCAATTTGCTGGATATCCACTTGGAGGGAGAATTGGTAGCCATTCTGATCTTCAGTTTATGGGGGGCGGCGGAACTGGGGGATATTGTCCGGGGCGCCCTGCAATCGCTGCCCAGGCATCAACTGGAATCCGGTAAGGCGCTGGGGCTGAGTTTTTGGCAATTATACCGGTATGTGCTGATTCCGCAAGCCGTACGCCGTATGCTGCCGGGGGCAATCAACCTTTCCACCCGTATGGTGAAAACCACATCGCTGGTGGTCATGATCGGAGTTATTGATGTCGTAAAAGTAGGCCAGCAAATTATTGAACGGTCTATTTTAAAAGAACCTACCGCTTCTTTTTGGATATATGGCTTTATTTTTATCCTGTACTTTATCATCTGCTATCCTTTGTCTAAGTTGTCGAAACGATTAGAAGCCAAATGGCAGAGTTAG
- a CDS encoding cysteine ABC transporter substrate-binding protein, translating to MSMKKILTVVFSALLLIGVLAGCGSNATPKADQPAKSALEEIKQRGTIRIGVFSDKPPFGFVDANGKNQGFDVFLAKRFAKDLLGDESKVEFVLVEAASRVEFLQANKVDIIMANFTVTDERKEKVDFANPYMKVALGVVSPSGEPITSVDQLKGKKLIVNKGTTAETYFAKNYPDIELLKYDQNTEAFEALKDKRGAALAHDNTLLFAWAKENSGYTVGISTLGSQDTIAPAVKKGNKELLDWINQELETLGKENYVHKAYEATLKPAYGDTINPEDIVIEGGKLK from the coding sequence ATGAGTATGAAAAAGATTCTAACCGTGGTATTCAGTGCATTATTATTGATCGGAGTATTGGCCGGGTGCGGTTCTAACGCAACACCAAAAGCCGATCAGCCAGCCAAGAGTGCGCTAGAGGAAATCAAACAGCGCGGCACTATTCGCATTGGTGTATTTAGTGACAAACCGCCGTTCGGTTTCGTTGACGCCAATGGCAAAAATCAAGGCTTTGATGTGTTCCTGGCTAAACGTTTTGCCAAGGATCTGCTGGGCGATGAATCCAAAGTGGAATTTGTCCTGGTGGAAGCAGCCAGCCGGGTGGAATTCCTGCAGGCAAACAAAGTAGATATTATTATGGCTAATTTTACGGTAACTGACGAAAGAAAAGAAAAAGTTGATTTTGCTAACCCGTACATGAAAGTAGCTTTGGGTGTGGTTTCTCCGTCCGGTGAGCCGATTACTTCGGTTGATCAGTTAAAGGGTAAAAAGCTGATTGTTAATAAAGGAACTACGGCTGAAACCTATTTTGCCAAGAATTATCCCGATATTGAACTTTTAAAATACGATCAGAACACGGAAGCCTTTGAAGCGCTTAAAGATAAACGCGGCGCCGCTTTGGCCCATGATAATACTCTTTTATTTGCCTGGGCTAAGGAAAATTCCGGTTATACCGTAGGAATTTCCACACTTGGCAGCCAGGATACCATTGCTCCGGCCGTTAAAAAGGGCAACAAGGAACTGTTAGACTGGATCAATCAGGAACTGGAAACGCTGGGCAAGGAAAACTATGTTCATAAAGCCTATGAAGCGACGTTAAAACCGGCCTACGGTGACACTATTAATCCGGAAGATATTGTGATTGAAGGCGGCAAGTTGAAATAG
- a CDS encoding B12-binding domain-containing radical SAM protein → MPRKDTSIDLILVNSFAPRHRIASDAALENGLAIIRTYLEDRDFIVYVADEQRVSAVEDGVPTWLLTVLRWVVQLQGNPLVSRFKSLTLLVMLLAWPLQSITLAYRQKHMDKIIDNLATLVTTDHIPFVGIKVWGGAPYAWSKRLSAKIRALSPETTVIAGGPHVKVYGENMLAQGEFDLAIMGPGEEVLEELLKLRKTVPTKVEFMALVRHTFGPSPLIRTGHYSESGDYYAHTFIIPRYRPADMADKVWFHTLVDGLGCTWNKCAFCSHTRQSIHYTPRPLEEIKAEILAMTSRGIAFFRFSSSETPLAHGKAIAQMVLANGLKINYSMFARPAKVSKSTYEAYRLMIRSGLRAVFLGGETGHDVINDKIMHKGVVRKDIIDTIHCIKLAAEAEKQSCQVVLSMIYPCPVVPGVTLEDVFDANVRLFKEANPDTVIVNPPGVFPGTTWFDKPEEFGFTLSENYVYEWMNYEYSVSKPVEFWSTVNYKLNGMDMKEMLKELGRLNREITAMGIPINISDDYLMMSQAIGYNSQNDLFDFKKNSFVDILSGTSPFIKKITQRMNERSVDLAKSNYNQTDTASKQG, encoded by the coding sequence ATGCCTAGAAAAGATACCTCCATCGACCTGATATTAGTCAATAGTTTTGCGCCACGGCACCGAATTGCTTCCGATGCCGCACTAGAAAATGGCTTGGCCATTATCCGGACCTACCTGGAAGACCGTGACTTTATCGTCTATGTTGCCGATGAACAACGCGTTTCCGCCGTTGAGGACGGTGTTCCCACCTGGCTTTTGACGGTCTTACGCTGGGTAGTCCAGCTGCAAGGCAACCCGCTAGTTAGCCGTTTCAAATCACTCACGCTGTTGGTCATGCTGCTGGCCTGGCCGCTACAATCAATTACCCTCGCTTACCGCCAAAAACATATGGACAAAATCATTGATAACCTGGCCACACTAGTTACAACCGACCATATTCCCTTTGTGGGAATCAAGGTTTGGGGAGGCGCTCCCTATGCCTGGAGCAAACGACTTTCCGCAAAAATTCGTGCTTTGTCCCCTGAAACGACCGTTATCGCCGGTGGACCTCATGTCAAAGTATACGGCGAAAATATGCTGGCTCAGGGAGAATTCGATCTTGCTATTATGGGACCTGGCGAAGAAGTGCTTGAGGAACTCTTGAAATTACGGAAAACTGTGCCGACAAAAGTGGAGTTTATGGCACTAGTACGGCATACTTTCGGCCCTTCGCCGCTCATCCGTACCGGTCATTACAGTGAATCTGGCGATTACTATGCCCATACTTTTATCATTCCCCGCTATCGGCCAGCCGATATGGCGGACAAAGTATGGTTCCACACTCTGGTGGACGGGCTGGGCTGCACCTGGAACAAATGCGCCTTTTGCTCCCATACCCGGCAAAGCATTCATTATACGCCTAGGCCACTGGAGGAAATCAAAGCAGAAATTTTAGCTATGACCAGCCGGGGAATTGCCTTCTTTCGCTTTAGCAGTTCAGAAACGCCACTGGCCCATGGCAAGGCTATTGCTCAAATGGTTCTGGCCAATGGCCTTAAAATCAATTATTCCATGTTTGCCCGTCCGGCAAAGGTGTCAAAATCTACCTATGAGGCCTACCGCTTGATGATTCGCTCCGGCTTAAGGGCTGTTTTCCTGGGCGGTGAAACCGGACATGATGTTATCAATGATAAAATCATGCATAAAGGTGTAGTAAGAAAAGATATCATTGACACCATTCATTGCATCAAACTGGCGGCAGAGGCAGAAAAACAATCCTGCCAGGTAGTTTTATCCATGATCTATCCCTGCCCGGTTGTCCCCGGCGTTACGTTAGAAGATGTTTTCGACGCTAATGTCCGTTTATTCAAAGAAGCTAATCCCGATACCGTTATCGTCAACCCGCCGGGAGTATTTCCAGGAACTACCTGGTTTGACAAACCGGAAGAGTTTGGCTTTACACTCAGCGAAAACTATGTGTATGAGTGGATGAACTACGAATATTCCGTTTCCAAACCGGTTGAATTCTGGAGTACCGTAAACTACAAACTAAATGGCATGGATATGAAGGAAATGCTGAAAGAATTAGGCAGGCTCAATCGGGAAATTACCGCCATGGGAATCCCCATCAATATTTCCGATGACTATCTAATGATGAGCCAGGCTATCGGCTATAACTCGCAAAATGACTTATTTGATTTCAAGAAAAACTCATTTGTCGATATCCTAAGCGGCACGTCCCCCTTTATCAAAAAAATCACACAAAGAATGAATGAACGCAGTGTCGATCTGGCAAAATCGAATTATAACCAGACAGACACAGCAAGCAAGCAAGGGTAA
- a CDS encoding ATP-binding protein, producing the protein MFTRKLPNKSWGKNIVGFAFAGLGIHTLDMPFLLPVTWFAPWGFLISGLLRFVISIGTLILYLEKSFHDLSIKEAQYRLLAENAVDVIYLYRLQPKQGFEYISPSIERLSGYPASHYYHSPDMFFSLIHPGDTFLLESLLRNPAAHAKHPLIMRFIRRNHALIWVEQTTVPIFDERGVCTSFEGIIRDITARKKLEQDVSRLDRLNTVGQMAANVAHEIRNPLTTVQGYLQLFLKKSIFAPYTEQLHLLISELERSNLIIKEYLSLCQNKARELKPCPLNKIIEDLQPLITADANASNKDIHYYLAPTPDIHLDEKEMRQLILNLVRNALEAMDSGGVVTIQTQVNEQGELVLIVQDQGKGIPPHVLENIGKPFLTTKENGTGIGLAVVYRIADDHQANIQIETGPTGTTFRIIFKVS; encoded by the coding sequence ATGTTCACTCGCAAGCTACCAAATAAAAGCTGGGGCAAAAATATCGTTGGCTTTGCCTTTGCCGGCTTGGGTATCCACACCCTGGACATGCCTTTCTTACTGCCTGTTACCTGGTTTGCTCCCTGGGGTTTCCTTATAAGCGGTTTGCTGCGTTTTGTTATATCAATAGGCACTTTGATTCTCTATTTAGAGAAAAGCTTCCATGATTTAAGCATAAAAGAGGCGCAGTATCGTCTATTGGCGGAAAATGCAGTCGATGTTATTTATTTGTACCGGCTACAGCCAAAACAAGGCTTTGAGTATATCAGTCCCTCAATCGAACGTTTAAGTGGCTATCCAGCTAGTCATTACTATCATTCTCCCGATATGTTTTTCTCCCTTATTCATCCTGGTGACACCTTTTTATTAGAGTCTCTGCTGCGCAATCCGGCTGCCCATGCAAAGCACCCCTTGATCATGCGCTTTATTCGGCGGAATCATGCTCTTATCTGGGTAGAACAAACCACTGTTCCTATTTTTGACGAACGGGGAGTTTGCACCAGCTTTGAAGGAATTATCCGCGACATTACCGCTCGCAAAAAACTAGAACAGGATGTCTCCCGCCTGGACAGATTGAATACGGTCGGACAAATGGCTGCTAATGTGGCCCATGAAATCAGAAATCCCTTAACAACCGTACAAGGTTATTTGCAGCTTTTCCTTAAAAAATCTATTTTTGCCCCTTATACCGAGCAACTGCATTTACTGATCAGCGAACTGGAACGTTCCAACCTGATTATCAAAGAATACTTGTCGCTTTGCCAGAATAAAGCCCGTGAATTAAAGCCGTGCCCGCTAAATAAAATCATCGAAGATTTACAGCCCCTCATTACCGCCGATGCTAATGCCTCCAACAAAGACATTCATTATTATCTTGCTCCCACTCCGGATATTCATCTGGACGAAAAGGAAATGCGGCAACTCATTTTAAATTTAGTTCGCAATGCGTTGGAAGCAATGGACTCCGGCGGAGTCGTCACAATCCAGACTCAGGTCAATGAACAGGGGGAATTGGTGCTTATTGTACAGGATCAGGGAAAAGGCATTCCTCCCCACGTTTTAGAAAATATCGGGAAACCATTTCTAACTACTAAGGAAAATGGAACAGGGATTGGGCTTGCTGTAGTATACCGGATTGCCGACGATCATCAGGCAAATATTCAGATAGAAACGGGACCAACAGGAACCACTTTCCGGATCATATTTAAAGTTTCATAA
- a CDS encoding amino acid ABC transporter ATP-binding protein: MLEIEELRKEYDGTTVLDGISLTVHKGEVVVILGPSGCGKSTLLRCLNGLEPVQGGDIRLRGNSLTGSTVNWQQTRQQIGMVFQNYDLFPHMTVIENILLGPTKVQQRSKAEALEQALQLLDRVGLLEKKDAYPRQLSGGQKQRIAIVRALCMNPEIMLFDEVTAALDPEMVREVLEVILGLAKQGMTMLIVTHEMGFAKAVADRIVFIDQGKICEIAEPEQFFSQPQTERAQQFLNIFQY, from the coding sequence TTGCTGGAAATAGAAGAATTACGTAAAGAATATGATGGGACTACAGTACTGGACGGGATCAGCCTCACGGTGCATAAGGGAGAGGTAGTCGTGATTCTGGGGCCGTCAGGGTGTGGTAAGAGTACGTTGCTGCGTTGCCTGAACGGCCTGGAACCGGTACAAGGTGGTGATATCAGACTGCGGGGAAATAGCCTTACCGGTTCGACGGTGAACTGGCAGCAGACCCGTCAGCAAATCGGTATGGTTTTCCAAAATTATGATCTTTTCCCGCATATGACGGTGATTGAGAATATCCTGCTGGGGCCGACCAAGGTACAGCAACGGAGTAAAGCTGAAGCGCTTGAACAGGCTTTGCAGCTATTGGACCGGGTCGGGCTCCTGGAGAAAAAGGATGCCTACCCCCGTCAATTATCCGGTGGTCAGAAACAGCGCATTGCCATCGTCAGGGCGCTTTGCATGAACCCGGAGATTATGCTGTTTGATGAAGTTACCGCTGCGCTGGACCCGGAAATGGTACGGGAAGTTCTGGAGGTCATTCTTGGTTTGGCCAAACAAGGCATGACGATGTTGATTGTAACCCATGAAATGGGCTTTGCCAAAGCGGTGGCCGACCGAATCGTGTTTATCGATCAGGGTAAGATCTGTGAAATTGCTGAGCCGGAGCAATTTTTCTCGCAACCGCAAACCGAACGGGCTCAGCAATTTTTAAATATATTCCAATATTAA
- a CDS encoding N-acyl amino acid synthase FeeM domain-containing protein, producing MFNKTVTKPSIEKPNSENFQVHTAVHIWEKNEIYKLRYQVYVEEMGKAANHAKGNQLYDELDDRSLLLYVQTGETILATARLTIATAAEYSKELADIFQLHTFQAGFNDPNLLYGLCTKLAVKKEYRNSTALYLILSEVYKILADQNIRFWFGGCNPYLVPLYERLGFRRFAPNFSDEGYGLLVPIILLVDDTEYLRMVRSPLYRQARTRKANPETARKFTELFPATRKVLNSRLTRPHDLWTFLTEKLGKPLTSIPAFQHISQADTMALLESSAVFSCKASDCLIEENTACHDLYIILSGQLATQSANPKLILQAGEVFGGITPQIKRLPSDSIIALEDSDLLVLPQQSLERYYYPLQEAAATMTDNLLNQQEKTPQISSSKGENRHA from the coding sequence ATGTTTAATAAAACTGTAACAAAACCCTCAATTGAAAAACCCAATTCTGAAAACTTTCAAGTGCATACGGCCGTTCACATCTGGGAAAAGAATGAAATCTATAAACTACGCTATCAGGTATATGTCGAAGAAATGGGCAAAGCAGCCAATCACGCTAAAGGAAATCAACTTTACGATGAACTGGATGACCGGAGCCTCCTACTTTATGTTCAAACAGGAGAAACCATATTAGCCACCGCTCGTCTCACCATAGCAACGGCTGCTGAATATTCTAAAGAACTGGCCGATATCTTTCAATTGCATACCTTTCAAGCTGGTTTTAATGACCCTAATCTTTTATACGGACTTTGCACAAAGCTTGCCGTAAAAAAAGAATACCGCAATTCTACAGCGCTTTACCTGATTTTGTCGGAAGTCTATAAAATTCTGGCCGATCAGAACATTCGCTTTTGGTTTGGTGGTTGCAACCCTTACCTGGTTCCTTTATACGAACGCCTCGGCTTCCGGCGTTTTGCTCCCAACTTTAGCGATGAAGGCTATGGGCTGTTGGTGCCGATTATCCTCTTAGTAGATGATACTGAATACTTACGCATGGTACGGTCTCCCTTATACCGGCAAGCCCGAACGAGAAAGGCCAACCCGGAAACTGCCCGGAAATTTACGGAGTTATTTCCGGCAACCAGAAAAGTCCTGAACAGCCGCCTAACCAGGCCACATGATCTATGGACTTTTTTAACAGAAAAATTAGGAAAGCCTCTTACCAGCATTCCAGCTTTTCAACATATATCCCAAGCTGACACTATGGCATTACTTGAATCCAGTGCAGTCTTCTCTTGTAAGGCTAGTGATTGCCTTATTGAAGAAAACACAGCCTGCCACGATCTATATATTATTCTGTCAGGTCAACTAGCTACCCAATCTGCCAACCCAAAATTAATTTTACAAGCAGGCGAGGTATTTGGCGGAATTACCCCACAGATAAAACGACTGCCCTCCGATTCCATTATTGCGTTAGAAGATTCGGATTTACTAGTCCTTCCACAGCAATCGCTTGAACGGTATTACTATCCCCTTCAGGAAGCTGCGGCTACGATGACGGACAATCTGCTAAATCAGCAGGAGAAAACTCCCCAAATTTCATCTAGCAAAGGAGAAAACCGCCATGCCTAG